A region of Papilio machaon chromosome 14, ilPapMach1.1, whole genome shotgun sequence DNA encodes the following proteins:
- the LOC106710103 gene encoding regulator of G-protein signaling 17: MLKVASVLFMEEMCSLGELARGCRPPGARCCLCWCCCCSCSWAKCAAERAGECSAGGKASRPGPHEPLLVEGDAPPTLEEIQSWGQSFDRLMRSAAGRRVFRDFLRGEYSEENIMFWLACEELKRETDPDAVEEKARFIYEDYISILSPKEVSLDSRVRETVNRNMVEPTPHTFDEAQLQIYTLMHRDSYPRFVNSPLYKALARLSAGSPPPAPSAPTAPSAPTAPTAPSAPSTPSAPTPTAAPAAPAAPAAAEEAAAR; encoded by the exons ATGTTAAAAGTGGCAAGCGTCCTGTTTATGGAAGAG ATGTGCAGCCTGGGTGAGCTGGCGCGAGGCTGCCGGCCGCCCGGCGCGCGCTGCTGCCTCTGTTGGTGTTGCTGCTGCTCCTGCTCCTG GGCCAAATG CGCGGCGGAGCGCGCCGGAGAGTGTAGCGCGGGCGGCAAAGCAAGCCGCCCCGGTCCGCACGAGCCGCTGCTGGTCGAAGGAGACGCGCC GCCTACATTGGAGGAGATCCAAAGCTGGGGCCAGTCGTTCGATCGCCTCATGCGCAGCGCAG CGGGGCGCCGGGTGTTCCGCGACTTTCTGCGCGGCGAGTACTCCGAGGAGAACATCATGTTCTGGCTGGCGTGCGAGGAGCTGAAGCGCGAGACCGACCCCGACGCCGTCGAGGAGAAGGCGCGTTTCATCTACGAGGACTACATCTCCATCCTGTCCCCTAAGGAG GTGTCGCTGGACTCGCGCGTGCGGGAGACGGTCAACCGCAACATGGTGGAGCCGACGCCGCACACATTCGACGAGGCGCAGCTGCAGATCTACACCCTCATGCACCGCGACTCCTACCCGCGCTTCGTCAACTCGCCGCTCTACAAGGCGCTGGCGAGACTGTCCGCCGGATccccgccccccgcgcccTCCGCGCCCACCGCGCCCTCCGCGCCCACCGCGCCCACCGCGCCCTCCGCACCCTCCACGCCCTCAGCGCCAACACCAACCGCCGCCCCCGCCGCCCCCGCCGCCCCCGCTGCGGCCGAGGAAGCTGCCGCGCGTTGA
- the LOC106710102 gene encoding protein charlatan, with translation MEGGGGVSSVASLTMDCEDMFKEITKKLYGEEAAMGVGVNVSGGAGATGAGGVEYPPAERELVDDLRPEEHITAWGLAALMQNGFPPPGILQANFTPRTDPSAEDRWTAAEEPLAWAHSRVAAYNPAQRLFKCTDCECVGFLARVAEHWLGTHSQARAFQCPLAGCGFASGWARAVRQHLARDHHSDPAAADHLLRDNPALDDLTRYLQRLKTKVENTRSERRTGAGGAGGAGGSGGAEGGGGPGPVADTASGEPAALGDAGKRYVCAACPYATDRRDLFTRHENIHRDEKPFHCYLCQKQFNRADHVKKHFLRMHRDQPYDLNRIRRSSGIKPEAGTSAAGAHYCVKGAGDVAAAPECRPSPVKLERSPLAKAEPAASPTATHKPTVSSPVRRKGERRYACCYCAWSGVDNWCLKRHLNTHLKPFACALCEYKAARAERLATHVHKVHNKKACAKCPYLADEPQQLALHLRDAHHIESRNLKVPTGVGRSAGAFQTSQAAVAGVAGATGAGGAGGPPGAAGGARAAGAARLFGYLEASDGSGDEYEPPPLPPEYAPHYARDKENAAPLHHALHHDHCLRY, from the exons ATGGAAGGAGGTGGCGGAGTGTCCAGCGTGGCATCGCTCACCATGGACTGCGAGGACATGTTCAAAGAGATCACTAAGAAGCTGTATGGCGAGGAGGCCGCCATGGGCGTTGGCGTCAACGTGAGCGGCGGGGCGGGCGCGACGGGCGCCGGTGGCGTCGAGTACCCTCCGGCCGAGCGCGAGCTGGTCGACGACTTGCGTCCCGAGGAGCACATCACCGCCTGGGGCTTGGCGGCTCTCATGCAGAACGGATTCCCGCCGCCCGGCATCTTGCAG GCAAACTTTACCCCGCGCACGGACCCGTCGGCCGAGGACCGGTGGACGGCGGCGGAGGAGCCGCTGGCGTGGGCGCACTCGCGCGTCGCCGCCTACAACCCGGCGCAGCGGCTCTTCAAGTGCACCGACTGCGAGTGCGTCGGCTTCCTGGCGCGCGTGGCGGAGCACTGGCTGGGCACGCACTCGCAGGCGCGCGCCTTCCAATGCCCGCTGGCGGGCTGCGGCTTCGCGAGCGGGTGGGCGCGAGCCGTGCGGCAACACCTTGCGCGCGACCATCACTCCGATCCGGCAGCCGCAGACCACCTGCTACGCGACAACCCCGCGCTCGACGACCTCACTCGCTACCTGCAGCGCCTCAAGACCAAG GTGGAGAATACGCGCAGCGAGAGACGCACAGGAGCGGGAGGCGcagggggcgcggggggcTCTGGGGGCGCGGAGGGCGGCGGCGGGCCGGGCCCGGTGGCGGACACCGCGAGCGGCGAGCCCGCCGCGCTCGGCGACGCCGGCAAACGCTACGTGTGCGCCGCGTGCCCGTACGCGACCGACCGCCGCGACCTCTTCACTCGTCACGAAAACATCCATCGCGACGAGAAGCCGTTCCATTGCTATCTCTGCCAGAAACAATTTAACCGCGCGGATCACGtcaagaaacattttttgcGGATGCACCGCGACCAGCCGTACGATCTCAATCGCATCAGACGCTCCAGCGGCATCAAGCCGGAGGCGGGCACGAGCGCGGCGGGCGCGCACTACTGCGTCAAAGGCGCAGGCGACGTAGCGGCGGCGCCGGAGTGTCGCCCGTCGCCGGTGAAGCTGGAGCGCTCGCCGCTGGCCAAGGCCGAGCCCGCGGCCTCTCCGACCGCCACACACAAGCCGACCGTTTCCTCCCCGGTACGTCGCAAG GGCGAGCGGCGTTACGCGTGCTGCTACTGCGCGTGGTCGGGCGTCGACAACTGGTGCCTGAAGCGGCACCTCAACACTCACCTGAAGCCGTTCGCGTGCGCGCTGTGCGAGTACAAAGCGGCGCGCGCCGAGCGGCTCGCCACACACGTCCACAAAGTGCACAACAAGAAGGCCTGCGCCAAGTGCCCCTACCTCGCCGACGAGCCGCAGCAGCTGGCGCTCCACCTGCGCGATGCACA CCATATTGAGAGCCGCAACTTGAAAGTACCAACGGGCGTTGGACGATCGGCGGGTGCGTTCCAGACGAGTCAGGCGGCCGTGGCGGGCGTGGCGGGCGCGACGGGCGCCGGGGGCGCGGGGGGTCCACCGGGAGCGGCGGGAGGAGCC CGCGCCGCCGGCGCCGCAAGACTCTTCGGCTACCTCGAAGCTTCGGACGGCTCCGGCGACGAGTACGAGCCGCCGCCGCTCCCGCCCGAGTAC GCGCCGCACTACGCGCGCGACAAGGAGAACGCTGCGCCACTGCACCACGCGCTACACCACGACCACTGCCTGCGATACTAG